The DNA sequence GCAGGACGACCAAACATGGTGACCCCTCTTCGATGTTCCTTCGTCAAAAGGTGGTTCCATAAACAGCATGGATCAGGCATCGAGGCCAGTCAAAGACGCAGAGAGCCTGCCTGCCTCCTCGCCGGGCCGCTCGCCCGCTCCTACCGACCGGAAACGCCGTGCCTTCCCCTGGGGGTGGCTGCTCGTGCCGCTGCTGCTCGGTGGGGTCGGGTACGTCGGTTATCGGCTGGGGCAGGACGACGCGGGCAGCGCGGCAAGCGCGGGCGGAGGCTTTGCAGCAGGTGGTGCGGGAGGTTCCAGCTCCCGGCAGGGGCAGGCGGGCTCGGCTCAGGGAGCAGGGGCCCGGACAGGCGGTCAGGGGACCGGGACAAGCGGACAGGCAGGTACCGGGCAGGCCGCAGGAGGCCAGGGCAGTGCCGCCGCTGGGGCCTCCGGCACCGGGAGCGGCCGGGGGGCGGGCCAGGGACAGGGGGCAGGCGGCACGCCCGGCGGAACCGGCGTCGTCACCCCCGTCCAGGCCACGACCGTTCAGACGGGCACCCTCCGCACCGAGCGGCGCCTGACGGGCACGGTCGCCTCGGCGCAGGCGGTCACGGTGTCGGCACGCACGTCGGGCACCGTGACGAACATCGCGGTGGACGTGGGCGGGCAGGTCAACGCCGGGCAGACGGTCCTCTCGCTCAGCAACAGCGACCTCAACACCAGCGTGGAGAGCGCGCGCAACGCGCTGGAGACGGCGCAGGTGCAGCTCCGCACCCAGACGAACACGGTGCAGAGCGGGCGGGCGCAGCTCCAGCAGCAGGTCAACGCGGCGCAGACGGCCCTGAACAACGCCCAGCAAAACCTCGACGCCCTCCAGCGCCTCGCGGCCATCGGGGCGGCGTCGCGGGTGGAGGTGAACAACCAGCTCGCGCAGGTGGAGGCGGCCCGCACGACCCTCACGACCGCGCAGGCCAACCTCGCCGAGAACACCCGCGCCCAGACGGAGGGGCTGGCGGAGGCCCGCCTCGCCGTCCAGCGGGCGCAGATCACGCTCAACCAGGCGCAGCAGGCGGCGGCGGCCGTGCGCGTGACCGCTCCCTTCGCGGGGCAGGTCACGGCGCTGAATGTCAGCGAGGGCCAGTACCTCCCGGCGAACAGCGAGGCCTTCTCACTTGTCAGCAGCCAGCGGCAGGTGGCGGTGAACGTGCCCGCCACGGAGGCTTCCTCGCTGCCCGTGGGCGCGGCGCTGACCTTCGTCGTCGGGGGGCAGAAGTACCCGCTCAAGGTGTCGCAGAATGCGGGCGCCCCCGTCAGCGGCAGCGTGCCGCTCGTCGCGCGATTCGTGGAGACGACCCCTCCCGCGCTGGGCGCGGTCGGCTCGGTGGTCTACACCGCGAAGGTGGCGACGGGCGCCCTGGTGCCCAGCACCGCGCTCCAGGTGGACGGGGACCAGACGTACGTCTTCACGGTCGAGGCCGGCAAGGCCCAGCAACAGCAGGTCACCGTCCTCGGACAGGCGGGCACCCAGTCCGCCGTGAACGGGGTTGAAGCGGGGGCTTCGGTCATCACCCAGCCGCCGACCGGCCTGCTCGACGGCGCGAGCGTGACGACCGCGAGCGGCAGCAGTCAGCGGAGCAGCCAGACGGGACCCGGCGCGGGCAGCCCGCCCCCCGGAGGTGCGCCGTGATCCGCAACGTGGGCCGCAAGGTCTTCGACCGCGTGAATCCCATCGTGGGCTTCTCGGTCGCGCGGTATGTCTTCGCCATCGGCATCTTCGTGGGGATCGTGGTGTTCGGCGTCGTGTCGATGCGCTCGCTGGGCGTGGACCTGCTGCCGAGCGTGAACATCCCCGTCGTCAACGTCAGCACCTCCTATCCCGGCGCGAGCCCCACCTCG is a window from the Deinococcus aestuarii genome containing:
- a CDS encoding efflux RND transporter periplasmic adaptor subunit; amino-acid sequence: MDQASRPVKDAESLPASSPGRSPAPTDRKRRAFPWGWLLVPLLLGGVGYVGYRLGQDDAGSAASAGGGFAAGGAGGSSSRQGQAGSAQGAGARTGGQGTGTSGQAGTGQAAGGQGSAAAGASGTGSGRGAGQGQGAGGTPGGTGVVTPVQATTVQTGTLRTERRLTGTVASAQAVTVSARTSGTVTNIAVDVGGQVNAGQTVLSLSNSDLNTSVESARNALETAQVQLRTQTNTVQSGRAQLQQQVNAAQTALNNAQQNLDALQRLAAIGAASRVEVNNQLAQVEAARTTLTTAQANLAENTRAQTEGLAEARLAVQRAQITLNQAQQAAAAVRVTAPFAGQVTALNVSEGQYLPANSEAFSLVSSQRQVAVNVPATEASSLPVGAALTFVVGGQKYPLKVSQNAGAPVSGSVPLVARFVETTPPALGAVGSVVYTAKVATGALVPSTALQVDGDQTYVFTVEAGKAQQQQVTVLGQAGTQSAVNGVEAGASVITQPPTGLLDGASVTTASGSSQRSSQTGPGAGSPPPGGAP